A genomic stretch from Bacillus sp. E(2018) includes:
- a CDS encoding endonuclease, whose product MKRHDNKKFLSLFSVVIALVVSTVAFIPALQAAGDGSWTSPYSVSQSISNQNNSAKTVQGYVVGQPTATTTVVTSNYPNDYALALADSPTETNTANMVYVQIPTSFRTQFGLKTNPTLKGQSIKVTGSLSAYFSHAGIKDPTAMEKASGTTPTDPPPTDPTDPPAFDESYYDPAQGKTGAALKTALHNIIDDHTELSYDAVWNALKVTDQDPNNSNNVILLYTGRSQSKTTNGGNVNDWNREHVWAKSHGDFGTAMGPGTDIHHLRPTDVSVNSSRGNLDFDNGGTQHSEALGNYYDSDSWEPRDAVKGDVARMLFYMAVRYEGDSGEPQLELNNNVNNGTAPYHGKMSVLLQWHLEDPVDNWERNRNNIIYEDYQHNRNPFIDHPEWAEEIW is encoded by the coding sequence ATGAAAAGGCATGATAACAAAAAATTTCTTTCGCTTTTCTCAGTTGTAATTGCTTTAGTGGTAAGCACGGTAGCATTTATTCCTGCTCTTCAAGCTGCAGGCGATGGATCGTGGACTAGTCCTTATTCAGTTTCTCAAAGTATCTCGAATCAGAACAATTCTGCAAAAACGGTTCAAGGGTATGTTGTTGGACAACCTACCGCAACAACTACTGTGGTAACAAGCAATTATCCAAACGATTATGCACTTGCTTTAGCAGACAGTCCTACTGAAACTAACACAGCTAACATGGTGTATGTTCAGATTCCAACTTCCTTCCGAACACAGTTTGGTCTCAAAACAAACCCTACTTTAAAAGGTCAATCTATTAAAGTAACCGGCAGTCTGTCAGCTTACTTCTCTCATGCTGGTATAAAAGATCCAACAGCTATGGAAAAAGCATCTGGTACTACACCAACAGATCCGCCACCGACAGATCCTACTGACCCACCAGCATTTGATGAATCGTATTATGATCCTGCTCAAGGAAAAACGGGAGCAGCATTAAAAACAGCTCTTCACAATATTATTGATGATCATACTGAACTTTCTTACGATGCCGTATGGAACGCACTTAAAGTAACCGATCAAGATCCAAACAACAGCAACAATGTCATCCTTTTATACACGGGCCGTTCACAGAGCAAAACAACGAACGGTGGCAACGTGAACGATTGGAACCGTGAGCACGTTTGGGCAAAATCACATGGTGATTTTGGAACTGCGATGGGTCCAGGAACTGATATCCATCATTTGCGCCCAACAGATGTGAGTGTTAACAGTTCTCGTGGAAACCTTGATTTTGATAACGGTGGTACTCAGCACTCTGAAGCACTTGGCAACTATTATGACAGCGACTCATGGGAACCACGTGATGCCGTGAAAGGCGACGTGGCACGCATGCTGTTTTACATGGCGGTTCGCTATGAAGGGGACAGCGGTGAACCACAACTAGAATTGAACAACAATGTAAATAACGGAACGGCTCCATACCACGGTAAAATGTCAGTGTTATTGCAATGGCATTTAGAGGATCCGGTTGATAACTGGGAGCGCAACCGTAACAACATTATTTATGAAGATTATCAGCACAACCGCAATCCATTCATTGATCACCCAGAATGGGCTGAGGAAATCTGGTAG
- a CDS encoding DUF561 domain-containing protein translates to MICSMLNLKYPIIQAGMAGGPTTPELVAEVSEAGALGTLGAGYMTPQQIKWALENIRQRTHSPIAVNLFLPEIPEMNKDATLAMQQHLNTYRSKLGIPEVHTIPDRKNLFNEQLSTVIEAGVKIVSFTFDAPSKRLVEKLHALKIIVIATATSVKEAIHLESNGVDLIVAQGSEAGGHRGTFLNGESESMIGTMALVPQVVDVVSCPVVAAGGIMDGRGMAAALTLGASAVQLGTAFLTVKESGANSIHKETILTSRDTDTKITKVFSGKSARGFKNKMMIDLESGIPGDLLPYPLQHILTSDIRKEAAKQGNKEMMSMWSGQASSLAIESSASELVRRLVDQCDAAFQKAPWR, encoded by the coding sequence ATGATCTGCAGCATGCTCAATCTTAAATATCCAATCATACAAGCGGGTATGGCGGGTGGTCCGACAACACCTGAATTAGTAGCAGAAGTAAGTGAAGCGGGAGCACTAGGAACACTTGGTGCAGGATATATGACGCCTCAACAAATAAAATGGGCTTTAGAAAATATTCGGCAACGCACACATTCACCCATTGCTGTAAACCTGTTTCTTCCCGAGATCCCTGAAATGAACAAAGACGCAACTCTAGCGATGCAGCAACACTTGAATACATATCGATCAAAACTTGGTATTCCTGAGGTTCATACCATTCCAGACAGGAAGAATTTATTTAATGAACAGCTCTCCACGGTGATTGAAGCAGGCGTGAAAATAGTTAGTTTTACATTTGACGCACCGTCTAAAAGATTAGTAGAGAAATTACATGCTTTAAAAATAATCGTAATCGCAACTGCAACTTCTGTTAAAGAAGCGATTCATCTTGAATCCAATGGTGTAGATCTAATCGTTGCACAAGGTTCAGAGGCAGGAGGCCATAGAGGAACATTTTTGAATGGTGAAAGTGAATCTATGATCGGTACGATGGCGCTTGTTCCACAAGTGGTAGATGTTGTTTCTTGTCCGGTTGTAGCAGCGGGAGGCATTATGGACGGGAGGGGAATGGCAGCAGCACTAACTTTAGGTGCTTCGGCCGTTCAGCTCGGTACAGCATTCCTGACGGTAAAAGAGAGCGGAGCAAATAGCATTCATAAAGAAACCATCCTAACAAGTCGTGATACTGACACGAAAATTACAAAAGTCTTTTCTGGAAAAAGTGCGAGAGGCTTTAAGAATAAGATGATGATAGACTTAGAGAGTGGCATTCCTGGCGATCTGCTTCCATATCCACTTCAGCACATCCTAACGTCTGATATTAGAAAAGAAGCGGCTAAACAAGGAAATAAAGAAATGATGTCCATGTGGTCGGGTCAAGCATCAAGTCTAGCCATAGAGAGTTCTGCTAGTGAATTAGTGAGGCGTTTAGTTGATCAATGTGACGCTGCATTTCAAAAGGCTCCATGGAGATAA
- a CDS encoding helix-turn-helix domain-containing protein, with the protein MSEEGYKRKEDCPLTFALTLIGSKWRLPIIWALWKNKRIRYNELKRQVDGITNMVLSQSLKEMEKQGLVVRTQFMEIPPRVEYSLTEAGEALIPTLKSLAEWGKEMQIKVKTHL; encoded by the coding sequence ATGAGTGAGGAAGGATATAAAAGAAAAGAAGATTGCCCGTTAACCTTTGCTCTAACACTAATCGGTAGTAAATGGAGACTCCCGATTATATGGGCATTGTGGAAAAATAAAAGAATTCGTTATAACGAACTGAAGCGTCAGGTAGATGGAATCACAAACATGGTTTTATCTCAGTCTTTAAAAGAGATGGAAAAACAAGGTCTGGTAGTGCGAACGCAATTCATGGAAATACCTCCTAGAGTGGAATATTCATTAACAGAAGCAGGAGAAGCTTTAATTCCAACACTAAAATCTTTGGCAGAATGGGGAAAAGAGATGCAGATAAAGGTGAAAACTCATCTCTGA
- a CDS encoding serine hydrolase — protein sequence MSGKRVLVCTMLSTAMLLSSFTPAIFAEGSSSQHNNRTHHGDWNQPSKSSPVLHPGTPESAKLKRESLEQIDPFIESEIEKRTMPGAVVLIARSGSIAKHDAYGYSARYIDDQFTEMDHPVEMRKDTIFDIASISKLFTTTAAMKLYEQGKFNLDDPVGKYIPEFNENGKEGVTIRQIMTHTSGFTAWIPLYSMGANREERLQIALKYGLKNEPGTAYTYSDLNLITLGVLVERLSGDRLDEYVKKNITEPLGMKDTMYNPSADLHDRIAATEYQPAIGRGMVWGSVHDENAWSLDGVAGHAGVFSTAKDLATFGHMILQDGKYGKTQILQPETVRLLTENQLPQFPSNSHGLGWELNQGWYMDALSNEETLGHTGYTGTSMVVSPKNKTIVLTLTNRVHPSRATVSMNPIRRKVAQLTADAISVPLHHRDKAWFAGYGDNLKKGLTFEVGHNQDTLHFNQWFSIEDGSDKASVQVSSDNETWTTLPITYTGKEETWDREKVELPEGTKFVRFLYETDASVNGRGWYVDDVYGSERGKKKRLAVVQNDWIERGW from the coding sequence ATGAGCGGAAAACGTGTTTTAGTTTGTACCATGCTAAGTACAGCCATGTTGTTATCCAGTTTTACTCCGGCCATTTTTGCCGAGGGCTCCTCCTCCCAACATAATAATCGAACACATCACGGTGACTGGAACCAGCCCTCTAAATCATCACCTGTTCTACATCCTGGAACACCTGAAAGTGCCAAACTAAAAAGAGAATCACTAGAGCAAATCGATCCTTTTATTGAAAGTGAGATTGAAAAACGAACCATGCCTGGCGCTGTCGTTCTTATCGCTAGAAGTGGAAGTATCGCAAAGCATGATGCATATGGCTATTCCGCTCGCTATATAGACGATCAGTTCACAGAAATGGATCATCCTGTTGAGATGAGAAAAGACACGATTTTTGATATCGCCTCGATCTCTAAACTCTTTACAACAACAGCTGCAATGAAGCTGTATGAACAAGGGAAGTTCAATCTAGATGATCCTGTCGGAAAATACATTCCGGAATTTAACGAAAACGGAAAAGAAGGCGTAACCATCAGGCAAATCATGACCCATACTTCCGGATTTACAGCTTGGATTCCTCTATATAGCATGGGAGCGAATCGAGAAGAACGGTTGCAAATCGCTTTAAAATACGGGTTAAAGAATGAGCCTGGTACAGCGTATACATACAGTGACTTAAATTTAATTACACTTGGAGTTTTAGTTGAAAGGTTGTCAGGAGACCGCCTTGATGAATATGTAAAAAAGAACATCACTGAACCGCTCGGAATGAAAGATACGATGTACAATCCTTCTGCAGATCTTCATGACCGAATCGCTGCTACTGAATATCAGCCAGCAATCGGCCGCGGCATGGTCTGGGGAAGTGTGCATGATGAGAACGCGTGGAGTTTAGATGGTGTTGCAGGACATGCGGGTGTGTTTTCCACCGCTAAAGATCTCGCCACCTTTGGACATATGATCTTACAGGATGGTAAGTATGGTAAAACACAGATTCTTCAACCAGAAACAGTTCGCTTATTGACGGAAAATCAGCTGCCACAATTTCCATCAAACTCACACGGACTAGGCTGGGAATTAAATCAAGGTTGGTATATGGATGCTCTCAGCAATGAAGAAACACTAGGTCACACAGGATATACCGGAACCTCCATGGTGGTCTCACCAAAGAATAAAACGATTGTACTTACCTTAACAAATCGCGTCCATCCCTCTCGAGCGACAGTCTCTATGAATCCGATACGACGTAAGGTCGCACAGCTTACAGCGGATGCAATCTCTGTTCCTCTTCATCACAGAGATAAAGCTTGGTTTGCTGGATATGGCGATAACCTGAAAAAAGGACTAACATTTGAAGTTGGTCATAATCAGGATACTCTTCATTTTAACCAATGGTTCAGTATTGAAGATGGAAGTGACAAAGCTTCCGTTCAAGTTTCAAGTGATAATGAAACATGGACAACACTACCGATCACATATACTGGAAAAGAAGAAACATGGGATCGCGAGAAGGTAGAGCTCCCGGAAGGAACAAAGTTTGTTCGTTTCCTCTATGAAACTGATGCTTCTGTTAACGGCAGAGGATGGTACGTTGATGATGTATATGGAAGTGAGCGAGGAAAGAAAAAGCGACTAGCTGTCGTTCAAAACGATTGGATAGAGCGTGGTTGGTAA
- the dctP gene encoding C4-dicarboxylate transporter DctP produces the protein MKRLFKNLTFQVLTAIAVGVLVGLFWPEFGKQMKPVGDTFINAVKMVIAPIIFLTIVLGIAKMGDMKKVGKVGGKAFIYFEIVTTLALVIGLIVVNVLKPGAGLDFDKLEKGDVSQYTSEEGGKIDWIEFVTHIVPSNMVDAFAKGDILQVLFFSILFGVGLTALGNSGKIIIEFFEKLLNVFFKIVGYIMKAAPLGAFGAMAFTIGNYGLESLVPLGKLMIAVYTTMFFFVFIVLNLICKMYGFSLWKYLKFIKEELLIVLGTSSSESVLPRMMNKMEKFGCSKSVVGLVIPTGYSFNLDGTSIYLSMAVVFLAQVFGIDLSITQQLTIIAVLMLTSKGAAAVTGGGFIVLASTLTAMQVIPVEGLALLLGVDRFMSEARAIVNLIGNGIATIVVSKSENEFDEGKSEEAIQAMYENRKIAV, from the coding sequence ATGAAAAGGTTATTTAAGAACTTAACGTTTCAGGTTTTAACGGCGATCGCAGTAGGTGTACTTGTTGGACTCTTCTGGCCAGAATTCGGAAAACAGATGAAACCTGTAGGAGATACATTTATTAATGCCGTTAAGATGGTGATCGCTCCGATTATCTTCTTAACGATCGTACTAGGTATCGCGAAAATGGGTGACATGAAAAAGGTAGGTAAGGTCGGAGGGAAAGCCTTCATCTACTTTGAAATCGTAACGACGCTCGCTCTTGTTATTGGATTGATCGTTGTTAACGTGTTAAAGCCTGGAGCGGGCTTAGACTTTGATAAGCTTGAAAAAGGTGATGTGTCGCAATACACATCTGAAGAAGGCGGTAAGATCGATTGGATCGAGTTCGTTACACATATCGTTCCAAGCAACATGGTCGATGCCTTTGCAAAAGGGGATATTCTTCAAGTACTTTTCTTTTCTATTCTTTTTGGTGTTGGACTTACGGCACTTGGAAACAGCGGGAAGATCATTATTGAATTCTTTGAAAAGTTGCTGAACGTCTTTTTCAAGATCGTTGGCTATATCATGAAAGCAGCGCCACTTGGTGCGTTCGGTGCGATGGCGTTTACTATAGGAAACTATGGTCTAGAGTCACTCGTTCCGCTTGGTAAGTTAATGATTGCGGTGTACACAACAATGTTCTTCTTTGTTTTTATCGTCTTAAATCTAATCTGTAAAATGTATGGATTCAGTTTGTGGAAGTACTTGAAATTTATAAAAGAAGAGCTCTTGATCGTACTCGGTACAAGTTCTTCAGAATCTGTTCTCCCACGTATGATGAACAAAATGGAGAAGTTCGGATGCTCAAAGTCTGTGGTAGGTCTTGTTATACCAACGGGTTATTCTTTCAACTTAGACGGAACAAGCATCTATCTCTCGATGGCAGTCGTCTTTTTAGCTCAAGTATTTGGCATCGATCTCAGTATCACGCAGCAGTTAACGATTATCGCTGTACTGATGCTAACATCAAAAGGTGCAGCAGCCGTTACAGGCGGCGGATTCATCGTTCTTGCATCAACGCTTACAGCTATGCAAGTCATACCTGTTGAAGGGTTGGCACTACTATTAGGAGTTGACCGTTTCATGAGTGAAGCGCGTGCGATCGTAAACTTAATCGGAAACGGAATTGCAACGATCGTTGTTTCTAAAAGTGAAAATGAATTTGACGAAGGTAAAAGTGAAGAAGCCATTCAAGCAATGTATGAGAATAGAAAAATTGCAGTCTAA
- a CDS encoding DctP family TRAP transporter solute-binding subunit — translation MKSFIGIALILIAGLAVSIWIGFHTKMAEGTLPYDDDQKGIQDQVVIKFSHVVAENTPKGLAAQRFAKRVNEKSNGQIKIEVIPNGGLYSDQEELEALQRGDVQMIAPATTKLSTFSPKWQVLDLPYAMPTSESIIKALNGDIGSTLLQSLEQKRMKGLALWINGFKQITTNDGPIVHPDHLKRQNLRIMPSTVLEKQFDLVGAKAVGLDFNDTYRLLESKELNGEENTISNIYSKKFFDVQSHLTISNHGFLGYAVIMNEEFWSKLTKKQQRIITDALDKASRWNQTQSFAMNEEQLALIEKNSSIDIHYLTKEEKREWAKRWEPIYRAFKSEIGDDLLSKMIQLRNSYKDF, via the coding sequence ATGAAATCGTTCATTGGGATCGCGCTGATACTAATTGCGGGTCTAGCCGTATCAATCTGGATTGGTTTTCATACAAAAATGGCAGAAGGCACACTTCCCTATGATGATGATCAAAAAGGTATTCAAGATCAAGTCGTCATCAAGTTCAGTCACGTAGTAGCAGAGAATACGCCTAAGGGTCTAGCTGCGCAGCGTTTTGCAAAACGAGTAAACGAGAAATCAAACGGTCAGATTAAAATCGAAGTGATTCCAAACGGTGGACTTTATTCCGATCAAGAAGAACTCGAAGCTCTGCAGCGTGGAGATGTTCAGATGATCGCACCAGCTACAACAAAATTAAGCACATTTTCACCAAAATGGCAGGTGCTTGATCTTCCTTATGCCATGCCTACTTCTGAAAGCATAATAAAAGCTTTAAACGGAGACATCGGTAGCACGTTGCTGCAATCCTTAGAACAGAAACGTATGAAAGGTCTTGCGTTATGGATCAATGGATTTAAACAGATTACGACGAACGATGGTCCTATCGTGCACCCCGATCATTTAAAGAGACAAAACCTGCGCATCATGCCGAGTACTGTGCTTGAAAAGCAATTTGATCTAGTCGGTGCTAAAGCCGTTGGATTAGATTTTAACGATACGTATCGATTATTAGAATCTAAAGAATTAAACGGTGAGGAGAACACGATCTCTAACATCTATTCTAAAAAATTCTTTGATGTACAAAGCCACCTGACCATAAGCAATCATGGATTTTTAGGATATGCCGTAATCATGAATGAGGAGTTTTGGAGCAAGCTTACGAAGAAGCAGCAGAGAATCATAACTGATGCTTTGGATAAAGCTTCTAGATGGAATCAGACTCAATCTTTCGCGATGAACGAAGAACAGCTTGCATTGATTGAGAAAAACTCTTCAATTGATATTCATTATCTTACAAAAGAAGAAAAAAGAGAGTGGGCGAAGCGTTGGGAGCCCATTTACAGAGCGTTTAAAAGTGAGATTGGAGACGATCTGCTCTCCAAGATGATTCAATTAAGAAATTCTTATAAAGACTTTTAA
- the mraY gene encoding phospho-N-acetylmuramoyl-pentapeptide-transferase has translation MLLQLAPAFITFLLTVLFAPLLIMTLKKLKLTQPIRVELPADHQEKKGTPLMLGSVFFVGIFVALYFTTSPVMLFLVATFILFSFIGFLDDFWKASKQDPGGVSGKTKLKFQFAFTILLLYVGIDLFNIDTSIRVTESFNLVFPYIIYLILITLFIVGTANAINFTDGMDGLLGMVAIPTYFFFFVITEYTEVKVFCLVMIATILGFLIYNLYPAKAFMGDTGSLAIGGTLSFLAIIENVEILIPILFIIYLAEQLSVIIQVAYFKRTKKKLFRFTPIHYHYGIKYGWSENMIVTVFAMVSWAACAICLVYYEVFM, from the coding sequence GTGTTGTTACAGCTCGCACCTGCTTTTATCACTTTTTTGTTAACCGTACTATTTGCGCCCCTGTTAATCATGACGTTAAAAAAACTTAAACTCACACAGCCTATTCGAGTAGAACTTCCTGCAGATCATCAAGAAAAGAAGGGAACACCCTTAATGTTAGGAAGTGTGTTTTTTGTAGGGATTTTCGTCGCACTTTATTTCACCACAAGTCCAGTCATGCTCTTTTTAGTGGCAACGTTTATACTGTTTAGTTTTATTGGTTTTCTAGATGATTTTTGGAAAGCTTCCAAACAAGATCCTGGCGGGGTATCAGGAAAGACAAAACTAAAATTTCAGTTTGCGTTCACCATCCTTCTCTTATATGTGGGCATTGATCTTTTTAACATTGATACAAGCATAAGGGTAACAGAATCTTTTAACCTTGTTTTTCCGTATATCATCTATTTAATTTTAATCACACTGTTTATTGTCGGAACGGCAAATGCCATAAATTTTACTGATGGTATGGATGGACTTCTAGGCATGGTTGCCATTCCTACATACTTCTTTTTCTTTGTAATTACTGAGTATACGGAAGTAAAAGTGTTTTGCTTAGTCATGATCGCTACAATTCTGGGATTCTTAATCTATAACCTGTATCCAGCAAAAGCATTCATGGGGGACACGGGGTCACTCGCTATTGGAGGAACCTTATCTTTTCTTGCCATCATTGAAAACGTAGAGATCCTAATTCCGATCCTTTTCATTATCTATCTCGCAGAACAGCTTTCCGTCATCATTCAAGTCGCTTATTTTAAACGAACAAAAAAGAAGCTTTTCCGTTTCACGCCAATTCATTATCATTACGGAATTAAATATGGGTGGTCAGAGAATATGATCGTAACCGTGTTTGCGATGGTTTCATGGGCGGCGTGTGCAATTTGTTTAGTGTATTATGAAGTATTTATGTAG
- a CDS encoding response regulator: MSEIKVLLIEDDPMVLEINKAFIEKVKRFKVIQTASNGTEGMKLIKKHKPDLVVLDIYMPEQNGIETLQQIRAEKIKVDVIIITAANDLETVRSMMQNGAFDYIIKPFTFERIEKALSKYKTFHSTMSPSGTTTQKDLDNLFFSEIRDVPVSMELPKGLNELTLKQIASFIEAQTEAKSAEEVAEGIGIARVTARRYLDYLVKSGTIQMDIQYGTVGRPVNRYVLKKIIENN, encoded by the coding sequence ATGAGTGAGATAAAGGTTCTGTTGATAGAAGATGATCCGATGGTCTTAGAAATAAATAAAGCGTTTATAGAAAAAGTAAAGAGATTTAAGGTAATTCAGACGGCATCCAACGGAACAGAAGGAATGAAACTGATAAAAAAACATAAACCGGATCTCGTCGTACTCGATATCTACATGCCAGAGCAGAATGGTATTGAAACATTGCAACAGATTCGAGCGGAAAAAATTAAGGTAGACGTAATAATCATTACAGCTGCAAACGACTTAGAGACAGTCCGTTCTATGATGCAGAACGGTGCGTTCGATTATATTATCAAACCGTTTACTTTCGAGCGTATTGAAAAAGCATTAAGCAAATACAAAACCTTTCATTCTACAATGTCCCCATCTGGAACAACTACACAAAAAGATCTGGATAACCTTTTCTTCTCTGAAATAAGAGATGTTCCTGTTTCGATGGAGCTTCCTAAAGGGTTGAACGAACTGACTCTTAAACAGATCGCAAGCTTTATTGAAGCGCAAACAGAAGCAAAGTCAGCAGAAGAGGTAGCTGAAGGAATAGGCATCGCGCGAGTGACAGCTCGAAGGTATCTCGATTATTTAGTTAAGAGCGGCACGATTCAAATGGACATTCAGTACGGTACGGTCGGCCGACCTGTTAATCGATATGTTCTAAAAAAAATAATTGAAAATAATTGA
- a CDS encoding sensor histidine kinase encodes MTIKRLPIRTKIMILTFGIVFYAILIGGVVIIGKILDIQEEELGKRAMITSRTVAQLPEVKKYIQINKGWNEIEPVVEKIRVINEADYVVVMDMDHIRYSHPVKDMIGTVSKGSDEGAAFADHTFISKAKGEMGTAVRAFVPIKNDELEQIGVVVVGHVIPGYYEVFHDLTDEMTLILLLVLSFGVIGSYLLARHLKQQMFYLEPHEIVRMFEERTATFHSMHEGVIAIDKEEFITIFNEKAKSIFSVSGDVVGKQIREVIPDTRLPEIIELSRPVYNQEIRVSGKVIMSNRVPIEVNNKIVGAVAIFQDRTEVAKMAEELTGVKAFVEALRVQNHEHMNKLHTIAGLLQLGNLKKAMQYVFQISEEKGSLTRFLNQRIKNESLAGLLLSKVGRGKELGIKVVIDNESSLKTFPDQLDQHDFVTIIGNLIENAYDALKGIHEARIDVSIAQDSESCAILVEDNGCGMSQEVQNHMFERGYTTKGNNGSGIGLYLIYQIVEKGNGDIEVTSDENQGTSIVIVFPMNDRGEDDE; translated from the coding sequence ATGACGATAAAACGATTACCCATTCGAACAAAAATCATGATCCTTACGTTTGGAATCGTGTTCTATGCTATCCTTATCGGCGGTGTCGTCATTATTGGGAAGATCCTCGATATTCAGGAAGAAGAACTGGGTAAGCGGGCAATGATTACTTCCCGGACCGTAGCACAGCTTCCTGAAGTGAAGAAATATATTCAGATAAATAAGGGCTGGAACGAGATAGAACCAGTCGTTGAAAAGATACGTGTCATTAATGAAGCGGATTATGTCGTGGTCATGGATATGGATCATATTCGTTATTCACATCCAGTTAAAGACATGATCGGAACGGTGTCTAAGGGAAGTGATGAAGGTGCAGCCTTCGCTGACCATACGTTTATTTCGAAAGCGAAGGGAGAGATGGGCACCGCCGTAAGGGCATTTGTTCCCATCAAGAACGATGAGTTGGAGCAGATTGGGGTTGTTGTAGTCGGTCATGTGATTCCAGGTTACTATGAAGTGTTTCACGATCTGACAGATGAGATGACTCTTATTCTCTTATTAGTTCTCTCGTTCGGTGTGATTGGTTCCTATCTCCTAGCTCGTCATCTTAAACAGCAGATGTTTTATTTAGAACCACATGAAATCGTCCGAATGTTCGAAGAGAGAACAGCAACGTTTCACTCTATGCATGAAGGTGTAATCGCTATTGATAAAGAGGAGTTCATCACGATCTTTAATGAAAAAGCAAAAAGCATCTTCTCAGTGAGTGGAGACGTTGTTGGAAAACAGATTCGAGAAGTGATACCAGATACGCGTCTCCCAGAAATCATAGAACTGAGTCGTCCAGTTTATAATCAAGAAATCCGTGTTAGTGGAAAAGTGATCATGAGTAATCGAGTACCAATAGAAGTGAATAACAAAATCGTTGGGGCTGTTGCTATCTTCCAGGATAGAACAGAAGTTGCGAAGATGGCGGAAGAACTAACAGGTGTAAAGGCATTTGTAGAGGCACTACGAGTTCAGAACCACGAGCACATGAACAAGCTACATACGATTGCGGGTCTTCTTCAGTTAGGCAATTTGAAAAAAGCGATGCAATATGTCTTTCAAATATCAGAAGAAAAAGGTTCACTCACTCGGTTTTTAAATCAAAGAATTAAGAACGAGAGTCTTGCAGGTCTATTGTTAAGCAAAGTGGGGCGCGGAAAAGAACTAGGTATAAAAGTGGTCATTGATAATGAGAGCTCGCTTAAAACGTTTCCTGATCAACTCGATCAGCATGATTTTGTCACAATCATTGGTAATTTGATAGAGAACGCGTATGACGCTCTAAAAGGGATTCATGAGGCTAGGATTGATGTTTCAATCGCTCAGGATTCTGAGTCATGTGCCATTTTGGTCGAAGACAACGGTTGCGGGATGAGCCAGGAAGTTCAGAACCATATGTTTGAAAGAGGATATACGACAAAAGGAAACAACGGGTCGGGAATTGGGCTGTATCTCATTTATCAGATTGTTGAAAAAGGTAATGGAGACATAGAAGTAACATCAGACGAAAACCAGGGAACTAGCATTGTGATTGTATTTCCGATGAACGATAGAGGTGAAGATGATGAGTGA
- a CDS encoding cysteine-rich CWC family protein translates to MSECPLCKGDNVCAISNGKDPETCWCMNVQIPAQLLAFAASNCETCICQTCVDEWNKKRC, encoded by the coding sequence ATCTCTGAGTGCCCGTTATGTAAGGGGGATAATGTCTGTGCAATTTCAAACGGAAAGGACCCAGAAACGTGTTGGTGTATGAACGTTCAGATTCCAGCTCAACTTCTTGCATTTGCTGCTTCCAATTGTGAAACGTGTATTTGCCAAACGTGTGTGGATGAATGGAATAAGAAGAGGTGCTGA
- a CDS encoding GNAT family N-acetyltransferase, whose product MKLNYEIIPDHKIEICRELCNELMTYQKAKAVISPELFDTMNFETRLVPSVMKALHNYIVVVKDRNELVGYVYANISPKEVYRNDFATFFDMNSVQNDTVGCLSQFYIKENYRQYGVGSKLFRMSMDWLSSFDDVNDYFIYVSNGNDDALSFYERKGFRISHEILDGFITVLRSKKVSENG is encoded by the coding sequence ATGAAGTTAAACTACGAGATTATTCCTGATCATAAGATTGAGATCTGTCGTGAACTCTGCAATGAACTTATGACGTATCAAAAAGCAAAAGCTGTTATCAGCCCTGAATTATTTGACACGATGAACTTTGAAACGCGCTTGGTTCCCTCTGTAATGAAAGCCCTGCATAACTACATCGTTGTAGTTAAAGATAGAAATGAACTCGTGGGATACGTGTATGCAAACATCTCTCCTAAAGAAGTGTACCGCAATGATTTCGCCACCTTCTTTGATATGAATTCTGTACAAAATGACACAGTCGGCTGCTTATCTCAGTTTTATATAAAAGAAAATTACAGACAATATGGAGTGGGTTCTAAACTATTTCGTATGTCTATGGATTGGCTCTCTTCTTTTGATGATGTGAATGATTATTTTATCTATGTATCCAATGGGAATGATGACGCCCTATCCTTTTATGAACGTAAAGGATTTCGAATTAGTCATGAGATATTAGATGGCTTCATTACGGTGCTACGCAGTAAAAAAGTTAGTGAAAATGGATAA